The genomic window TGCTGCAAGGTATTAGATTCTATAGGTGGAGCAGAGTCATATAGTGTATCTGTATCGTGTGTAGGCTCTCCGGCAAGCGTACAGGGGTTAGACAGTGTTCCAGCACCGCAGTCACAGAAAAACCTGGGGAGAAAGAGAGCTCTTTAGTTTCTGCTTGACTTGCGCTGTCAAAATTGCTCAACGCGCTCGTTTGAAACGTACCTATCGTGCCTAATGAATTCTACGTCATGTCCTTGATGGCACTTCTTAATGCAGTTCACACATATGGCGTTGCGGTCTGTGGTGTTACAGGTGTGACACCTGAAGGAAAAGGCATCCCATGAGGCATGGATCAAAAACGGGTGAGCTGAGAAGACTGCACGGGGAGGGTGTGGGGGCAGAACTGCACCGAGGGGAGATGGGTGCAAAACTGTGACACTTGGGAATTTTACATGAATTTGGATTTTGTCACCTGTCCCCAAAAAGCAGTTCTGCCGTGTAAGCCCTCAGGCTCACGGCGGCGAGACATTTTCCTTAAGCCCACAGTAAATTCAAGACAGCGGAAACCTCTTTAACCCTCTTCCgctgcagctgaggaggagCACACGTTTGTGTGCTAACAGGCATACAGCAACTGGTTTAGGGGTCCTGCTGGAAGAGGAATGGTGTTTATTTGAAACCCTTACTGTAGGGGACGGAAAAGAACTGGTTACCTGTAGAAGTCGTGCATCGGATAGCTGGTGTAGCTTGATATCTTATACAAACACTGGCCTCTACTGACAGCTTTTTCTATGGCATCTTGATTGTTCATTATTTTGTTATCtgttggggggggaaaaaagccaagaagtagactttttttttcttgaggtgTTAAGGCAGAGGGGCCCCCCCACCTCTTTTGAAGAGCTAAACCCATCAGGAACAGTTAGTTCTATGCCTGCATTTTAGTTTTGGCATTTAAGCCTATCAAACCTCCAATGCCAGATTAGCAGGCAGATCCTCAGACCAGACTgactgctgctctctgcacGCAGTTGCATCAAACGCCTGATAAGCCTTCATTTAAATACTCTTTGTGAGCTGGTTTGTGAATAAACAGTTAGAGAAACAAGCCTTCCCATCGGGCTTTCTGCCGAGAAGGCTGAAACCCAAGTGTTTGAAAGCCTCCCGGCTGCCAAAAGGACTGTTACGCACCCCTTAGGAAGCGGAACGCCATGGCTCTCCCCCAGGGGAGTTCAAGAGTAAGGCACCTCCCAACACGACACAAGTGGGAATTAGGCCTGACCGCCTCCAGCATTTACAAGATGCTTCCAAGGCACAGTGGATTTGCCAATCCTCTGTGTTACTCAGCTGCCAGATCTCCCGTCTAGTCCCAGATTGCGCCTCAAACTAGCTTTGTCCGCTCCCAGTAGCGTCAGAGCACTGACGGATGCAGCCAGTGAGCCAGGAGCTGTGAAGCTGGGAGCCAGAGCCTCTGTTTTAAGTGGTGTGAAGAAAACCCAGGAAAAGGCAAACAAGCACAGCCAAGCAGGTAAAAATTCTGCAAACGGAACCTTTTTCCTCTAGAATAACCTCCTGAGGCTGTTTGGTGTTCAAACCATCACTCCAACCTCCTCCAAGAGGATCTTGTCACATGCACGCTTCCCCGCTATATGTGGGAATGTTATGTATGTAAACTGTTcctattttctgaaaaaagtgaTTTGGGATTGTGAATATTCATGCTGTTGGATCCTAAACGCCAAGTGAGGCATGTTTTATTTACTGGACGCTTGTTTTCAGATATGAGACAGAAGGCTTTCCATTATACTAACTTACAACTGGAATTTGAGATGGGCCAGAGGCCAGTAACCAGTTCGGAAACAATTTTGAGACAGAAGAGCTAGTAACAGAGTTTTAATATGACAGGAAAACCTTAAGTTGCCTTTGAAAGTGTCTGGCTGTCTGCAAATCTAAGATAGCTTAGCTTGGCTTATTACCTTCAGCCAGAATTCTTAGTTACAATTCAGCTTCAGGTGGTACCAAATCTGAgccaaaaatggaaaaaaaaaatggtacgATAAACCCAAAAAGCAGCACCAAATCAAAAAACGCAAAGCGAAGAAACGCCACCAGCAAGGGCCCGGGCTCACCTTTCATTGTGACATTGACACCAGATGCTAGAAATAAACCTCCAAAGCGGTTGTTGAAAATCTGATTGCCTTCTAACGTTGCAGTTGCGTGATTTGTTATTTCAATACCTTTATCGGGTCAGgggaacaaagaaaagaaaagaaagtggagaAGTTAAATCCTTAGTGGTTGTGCATTTGTACCTCTCTCATGAACTatagtttgttttggttttttttaaatcatcatcaactcaggggaaaaaagggaaagtgaCACAGCTAGAAATTGCACTGTGATTTGCTATAAAACTGAGGTTCAACTACTTCTGTTGAATCCTTTCGAAGAGCTACAGCTGGCATGCATGGCTTCTGCTAGTAACAATACACTACCAGTTTATCTGATGATAAAATAGTACTACGATCGTGTATTTTCAAGGGGGATATGATTTTTGGGTGCTTAAAGCTGTCCTCTTCACGTATATTTCAAAGTTCTTGTGCACATACCTTAccctttttaaaacagctttttaaaaaagttctcAAGGTGGGGACCTACAATTCATGTCTTTAAATCTTAGCTTTTATCAGTAACCTGTGTCTTCCAAGCCATTTGTCCAGGACTGCTCTTGACAGCAACCTAtccttccccccccaccacACTGAAACAACACCTTTAGAGGCTCTTCTCAGAAAACTTGCttcttctgaaagaaagatGGGAGAAAACTCAAGAATCCAATTTTAGTCAAGCTGGAATGGAATGCAAGACTTACGGAATTGCCATCATTAAACAGTAAATTGCACAAAAATCACTATTAAACATTCTTCGTCTCTTCTGGAGTAAGAAATGCTCgttttaatgatttttcaagTATGAATGATATCCCAACCTCTGCTAAAATGTCTAAATACTGTTGGGTAAAGAAACTCAGAGTTAGTTTTATTTAAGCTCTAACACTTAAAAATTTGATTTAAACAACACAAACCTGCAGCAAATCCATCGAATATCCGATTTTTCCTTAGCACTGGGTGGCTGTTGGTGCTGATAAGAACACCGGCTTGAGCATTCCTGAAGATATCGTTCTCTTCCAGAAGGCCTGTGCCAGACCAACAAACACAACATGTCAGCTTGTTAACGTTTCCTTACCCGTAACccttctgtgaaatattttcagatctCATGCATCATCACCCTGCTAATCCCTTTCATTTGGGGAATACCCACCGACGGCACTGAAGTTAGTCCTACAAGTTTAACGTCATTCTCAGTGTATGATCATGTAagtgtattttttcagtttagagAATAGAATTTGGGATTGTATGCTCCCTTACAGAAAACTCCGTTTTATTTTTGAGGAAACACGAAGTCTTCTCACTTTCcaaatttttcttcaatttttctaACACCTTTCTGTTCTTGTCTTCTAAAACAAGCAGCCTGCCCAAGCAAAGCTTAACTTGTATTTTTGTTATTGCAGGACAGGATTACTTTAAAATGCTTAACTTACAATTAAAGCTCACTTAGAACAAGTGATTTATCTACGAAATATCAGAAGCTGATATCAGGACACACAACAGTCAGAGGATTTCAGAGGAGGACCACTCCTAAATTTACACGTATACAAGAGATTCCTTAAAgatctggtttttttccccctaagtCACTGACACCAGCAGAACCTGAACCGTTCAGATGCATGATTTTGGTTACGCAACTTGAATTCAATGCTGTCTTTCAGTCAAATGGCAAAGTTTACAAAAGCAGACGGGATAAAAGCACTGTCCTAAGCAGCAATCGAACAGGCTGCTTGGATGAGATTAATTACCTCTCTGCCTCCCACAGAGTTCACTATTACTGAAGTAATTATGGCTAAAAAGCATCAGTGTGTGTCTGTTATAACTATTACTTCAGAAGACAAGAGCTAGGTTTCTAAAGAGCACTTTAAAAAGGACACTGCTTAATCTGAAATTAAACTCTTATCCAGAATATTCAGTACATGCTAGTAAAGGAAAAAACTACCTCTTCCCCCATTAAATATACAGATGCCTCCATCTCTTCCATCatggattttatttcttcttagtGTAGGATTACTGTCTGTTTTAATCCATACACCAGCCATTGCGTTATCAAAAATTTCATTGTCTTCTATAAATCCAAGCCCTAAAATTGAAGGAAGggtgaaaaaaaacaaaatcaaaaaggaTAATTAAATGGGAAGAGATAATATTGCAGAACATAAACAATTCTGgataaatgtgaaaaacaaaccTACCAGAATTATAGACAAGAATACCACCATTCTGACCACCCCAAATCTTGTTGCGTCTAATTTTGGGGTTGCTTCCAGTTCTGGAGAGAAACATAAGCAAAGTCATTTAGAACAGTTTACGATCTCCCAAGGCCAAACGTTTAACACACCTCTACAGAAGTGCCCCATAGATCTCACTGCTTAAAAATCTTACTAAAACAGGGTTATTTCCAAATAGATTCTAGCTTTACAGATTTCAAGGGCCACACATTCTGATCAATATCCACACTGTATTAGTAATAACCTTCTTGTAAGTTGAAGCAGAGGATATTCAGACATACTGGATTtccaaaaaaatttctttttagaaacaaaatgaCAAGAACAgttaaaaagacacaaaaaggCACAAGGCAAGCTACGCCTGTTTTGacataaaaatcagaatacaTTTTACCTTATCTGAACCCCTGAGTACATGTGATTATAGATGTCATTGTCTTCTAACACGCCATGTCCATTGTCGTAAAAATAAACTCCAACCTAACACATCAAGAATTCAATCATTAGTTCCAAAGTAATGAAGtataaaaccacaaaagaaCTTTCTTCTCTATGGCCCCCCTGTAACCACAGAGCAAAACTCACCTGTTTCCCGCTGTGTATTCTGTTTCTCCTCAAGACTGGAGTGCTCCCTGTTGTCACCCAGACTCCAGCCAAAGTATTGCTGTAAACTTCATTCTCCTCAATCACACCTTGTCCTTTTTCATGCTAAATACAAGACAAATAAAGAGTTGAGAAAACCTGCTAACTGTTTTGCTGGCTGCACCCATCCCTCCCCAACACGGCTTCTTTACTGTTgcaaagtaattattttctgtttgagtacgtatttccacttttttttcccccccaataaCAGCACATCATGATTTTGAATGTTTGCCGTGAAACGAAGAACACTCTGTATGTAAATCATTGTATTTCAAGGCTCTGCAGTAGTATTTGGAAATCTCTGCTAGCGGTTGGTAGAAGAGGCACCTCCCCATGGCCATGCAATCAGATGGCACGTGGCACTTAAACCTACGCCCAGCCCTGTCCACCAGACTGACAGAAAACTGGTGTCTCTCTTAAGGTAACTATCTTTACCACGTGTTTGTGCTTAAAAGTAAAGCAACAGTATTCTTGGTCAGGGGTAAGCTGTACTGGTTAGATTTACGGAATGAATTGATGAAGCTGCACACTTGCAGCGTTAGCTGAAGCTTAGGTGACTTTTGGCAGAGAGGTAGgcaaatatttctcaaaatCTGGTATTGCTTAAGGGAACCTGACAGCTCTTTCAGTTCAATTAGCAGAGCCCTTGCACACGCTGGAAATTGCGCTTTATTCCTCACTTTTACAATACACGACCGTACAGCAATTGCAATGTATATCATcctgaaggcaaaaaaaagaatattttctgagGTTAGTGGTAAACACATCACACTCCAAAAAAGCTGAACagatttctcattttcctttgttttaaataacgACAAACTACTATAAAATTAAgcctttaaaaagcttttaaccAAGAAATGGTGAAATTCTGTTATCTAtcccattttaaattttttactCTGTAATAGAAATAATTCAGTGACATTCGTAAGAGTCTTCATCTTTAAAACATCAGCACCAGCTTCAGTCTATTACAATTAAACCTAGCTTATAACGTAAGAAATTCAGTCATCGTAAGTACAATCAAACACTTCACACTAAGTACCCTTTTCCAACATTTACATGAACAGAAAACAAGTTCGTATGCCTGTCTGTAGGTAATACTTACTACGTAAATTCCACCGTGTTGACCATCGTGAATCTTGTTGTGTCGAACTATGGGACAGCTGTTTGTTCGAATCTGTATTCCTGCTAATGCATTACCTGTTAACGAAAATGTCATTTAATACAACTTACATACTCATTTTTCTCAGAATTCAAGATGCAATAACCAAATCAGCTTACCATAAATGTCATTTCCTTCAATAAGGCCTCTTCCATCACCAAAGATATAAACGCCACCTTGATTCCCATTAAAAATTGCATTGCCCCTAAGAACCAAAAGTATCCGCATTATGAAACTGTTATAATACGCTGTACAATACTATACATGTATGTAGTGTCTAGGACTACACAAcatttagatttaaaataaagaatttatgTTCTGTTGCTGTAAGAACTACATACTTCCAAGTAGACATGCAAATTACAAGCGCAGTTCAACTGAACACAGacagcaatttcatttttacatataCAGGAGTATTTACAGTTCgttataaataaatgaaataaagttgCACTTGTCCTATCCCCATCAAACCTCTTCTTTGAAGTAGTAAAATATCAATGAGGAAAACAATACCTTATTGTTGGGTCACTGTTTGAGGTAATCCAAACACCTGCAAAATTGTTTGCATAGATTTTGTTCTCTATGAATtgtcctcttcctttttcatgcACATAGATTCCTCCAGTCTGGCCGTGATGGATTTCACACCGAACTACCGTTGGATTGGCATACGCTTTCACTTCAAAGCCTGCTATCCTGTTTCTGTGTATGTTGCAGCTTTCAAAATAACCCTTAAGACACAAAACATGCAGTTTCCTGTAAAAGTCCTTTTTAAAACGAAGGCTATTCCCTCCCCACTAAATACAATCctcatttaaaaggaaacagtaCCAAAATTGACAATAGTTAAGTACTTATATAGCTAATTAAAACAGCTACTACCACtgcatcatttttttcccccaaaataaaatactgtttcaaaGACACTGTGTTTGCATTGCTATTTATTACTACCCATGGAATACCAAGGAAAAATGGCAACTCTGGATATAGCACCTCGAAGAAGACGGAACATCAGGTTTCCTTCGCAGCTCCTGAGGACCAGACTCCTTTCAAAGGCCATAAAGCTCACAGGTCCAATATAAAAAGGACAGTGCTACGGAGAAGACTACCTACTTATTTTCAGACCCAGAACCATATATATTTGGTAAGAGTATGATTTATTTAGGAAGAACTGTCCtaaatgtctttgaaataaCTGGTCAGGATAAATACATATGGATGGGGGAGATGAGTAATTTTTCCAGGGCTGGATCGGTCTGAGCAGCCAAACTGGTAAAgtttcccccccctcccctttttttaaatggtgtaCACTTCCATTTAGACACTGCAATAGTAGCAGTAGGCCTACAACAAAACCatatttaaacaaatgcttTCATAGCATagctatgaagaaaaaaaaaaaaaagagacattccACAAAGCCATCCCAGGCATGCTCCTTCTGCTACGCCAACAAGCACTCGTGTAGCAGCACGATGAACCAGTCTACCCAAAATTTCATCCGGCAAAATGGTTGTTTTCTGCGCAATGATTTCTCTGATTCTAGTTCATTCCAGGGCTGTGCAAAGTAACCATGTCAGTCCTTTCAGAGCATTTTTCTGACACTGGTTTTCAACATTTTGATACTAAAATTCAACCTATTCTTTGTGGTGAACTTTAATGGTATTACATGCCCATTCTGCCCAACTAAAAGAACAGAAACTAACCAACTGGAAGAGAGGACGCATCTCTTATTGGAGATGGTAGACAATCACCAAGCGACGTGCTGTAATTTGTGGATGGCTTGGATGCAAGCTCTTGAAAGCTCTAACCCAGACTATCTCCAGCAGGCAGCTGCGGAGGGCAAGACTAAAACCAGAGCACGTGATATTCAGAGCGGTACTCCGCTGCTGACAACCAACCAAAATCGCACTGTCCCTTACATCCAAGAACACATGGTTGAAAAAGAATGCGAACCAAGCTTaggtctttcttttctcctagaTGCCAGtctctgtgctctgcagagccaTCTATGGTATAAACAATCGATACGATTCCAGCTATGGTTTTAGCAGTATCAGTCCTTATCATGCAAAAGATTACCTGTTTAATGAACTGGTAACAGGTACATAGGTAAAACATCTGACCCAAAAGGAACGGGGCCCAACATTCACTGATCTTTGTCACCCTCATAGGCACCTCAtccaaatactgtttttcctgTAGCCACTTAAGTTAGTTACTTAGTCTCGCTAATTGTGAGACTTATTTTACTGGCGAGCTACAAAAAACCACAATTCCTCCTACTGCTCAGTGTAACTGGATTCCAGTGTTGGTACTCACATGACCTACTACCATCAGCACCTCCGTCCTGGAGTTTCTACTACCTACCCACACGGAATTTACTCAAGATACTGCCAACCTAGGTAGAAAGCACTCCGTTTCACTGTTGTATTACTTAGGGGCTGTGAATTGCTAAGAGACTTCATCAAACATATTTTGATtacagaagagcagaaataCATACAGTTAGACgaggaaaaaagacagcatGCACTTCTCCCTACTTTGAGGACTGCAGCCAGGAAAGGCACTGCATTGATTAAACATTCTCCAAAAAAAGTACTATCAGTGTGCACAGCTTGGCTCCTCAGGCCCCTCTGGGTGacaaataaaaaagtcaaatgGAAAAAGCCTACTTTCTGTAAAtattcagaatatattttttttaaggacttaGGATTAGATTGTTAGATGTTTTCAGAGTTCTCAAGGAAGCTACACACTAACAGACAGGGGAATCTAAAGGAGATCACCTCAGAAATATACCTTCATGCCAAAAGGCAGTCTTTGGGACTTCTTATCCCAAAAGGAACcggttcttttttttttcttcctcattttcacttaaaatgATGCCCTCAGAGAAACTTCAGTAAGATGACAATTTGGTATGAAGTAAAGCTTAATCCTCTTAATGGAATACgtaaattcaattaaaatattactaTACATGGTCTGGTATCTTTAATTACTTCACACATTATCTTCCCTTTGAGTGCCAAATATGTTGCGACTACAGCAGCATGATGAAGGAAAAGAGGTATTTCAGATGCACTTCACTGCAGCCATTTCAGACGCCACTGAGAAGCTGCAAACAAGCAGACCCTTTATCATGTGGTCAGCAATATCTTTGCAAGCTTCAGCAAGCACCGTTATTTAATAGTAAGGAAATTTTGgtacaaataattttaattcttgaAAAGTATACCGTGTACAGTGTAACTTTTAAACTTGGTTGGAAATGAAGTGAAAGAGAAGGCTCCTTCACTTCTTGTTGTGTCCCAATGTATCTATGTAACATGCAACTTCACAGAGGAACAGAAGAGGTACCTATAGATTAATTGTACTCTGCCTACTGTGTCTTAGAATACTGTAACATCACTTGACAGCAGAGTGCAAGTGTCATTTCTTcaaaaagtagaaaatgaagCCTTCAAAATGACTGTGCCCCTACCTTCTCAAAAAAAAGCTGGACCGCTGATTCAGAAGAAACTGAGAATTTGCTGTAAGCCTCTGTGAGGGAAGTGCTCCTCAaaagggggagaagaaaaaaaaatctctctcagATTCCTTTGTAAGGCTGACTGCTGGGTCAGAAAGTCAAGGCTTTCTGCTAGGTAAGATCCTGTAACATTCAATATTCATAAAGAGAAACTGCATTAAAGAGTCCAGTCCACTTCAAGCAGAGTCAGCTTAAGCTGAACTGCTGACTTTGAGCTGATGCAGTTAAACCCAGTGTATTTCTGCACTTGTTAAGACCACATCTGAACACCACCTGTGTGCGCAATTATTAAACTGTATTCAGTTAAACCAACAGAATTGCCGTTTGTCAGAAACACACACTCTTCCACAGTGCTGAGCAACCACCTCATTCCCAGACTGCCTATTTCTGATGCCG from Gavia stellata isolate bGavSte3 chromosome 2, bGavSte3.hap2, whole genome shotgun sequence includes these protein-coding regions:
- the FBXO11 gene encoding F-box only protein 11 translates to MVAEESGPGAQNSPYQLRRKTLLPKRTACPTKSSMEGASTSATENFGHRAKRARVSGKSQDLSAAPAEQYLQEKLPDEVVLKIFSYLLEQDLCRAACVCKRFSELANDPILWKRLYMEVFEYTRPMMHPEPGKFYQINPEEYEHPNPWKESFQQLYKGAHVKPGFAEHFYSNPARYKGRENMLYYDTIEDALGGVQEAHFDGLIFVHSGIYTDEWIYIESPITMIGAAPGKVADKVIIENTRDSTFVFMEGSEDAYVGYMTIRFNPDDKSAQHHNAHHCLEITVNCSPIIDHCIIRSTCTVGSAVCVSGQGACPTIKHCNISDCENVGLYITDHAQGIYEDNEISNNALAGIWVKNHGNPIIRRNHIHHGRDVGVFTFDHGMGYFESCNIHRNRIAGFEVKAYANPTVVRCEIHHGQTGGIYVHEKGRGQFIENKIYANNFAGVWITSNSDPTIRGNAIFNGNQGGVYIFGDGRGLIEGNDIYGNALAGIQIRTNSCPIVRHNKIHDGQHGGIYVHEKGQGVIEENEVYSNTLAGVWVTTGSTPVLRRNRIHSGKQVGVYFYDNGHGVLEDNDIYNHMYSGVQIRTGSNPKIRRNKIWGGQNGGILVYNSGLGFIEDNEIFDNAMAGVWIKTDSNPTLRRNKIHDGRDGGICIFNGGRGLLEENDIFRNAQAGVLISTNSHPVLRKNRIFDGFAAGIEITNHATATLEGNQIFNNRFGGLFLASGVNVTMKDNKIMNNQDAIEKAVSRGQCLYKISSYTSYPMHDFYRCHTCNTTDRNAICVNCIKKCHQGHDVEFIRHDRFFCDCGAGTLSNPCTLAGEPTHDTDTLYDSAPPIESNTLQHN